The following proteins come from a genomic window of Natronosalvus vescus:
- a CDS encoding formyltetrahydrofolate deformylase: MTTDLTEITVVGGDDTGLIARVTTLLFEHGCNIEDLDQAVRDGVFRMCLAVDTSDMGCTEATLRADLEELGDDLGLDVQVRFPADRDNQQIAVLVTKESHCLEALFEAWANDRLGADISVVIGNHDTLEPVADHYDVPFHDIGGENGQQNEDELLALLAEYDADLIVLARYMRILSPNVVFRYEDRIINVHPSLLPAFPGAEAYRQAIEEGVRVAGVTAHYVTTDLDQGPVIAQRAFDVPDDADLAAMKARGQPLEAEALLEAVQLHLNGDVSVHRGRTTVRENGTGYQLGLPPELEDVTPDRPVDGLTSALGDD; this comes from the coding sequence ATGACGACCGACCTCACCGAGATCACGGTCGTCGGGGGAGACGACACCGGGTTGATCGCCCGGGTGACAACCCTGCTGTTCGAGCACGGCTGCAACATCGAGGATCTGGATCAGGCCGTTCGCGACGGCGTCTTCCGGATGTGCCTCGCCGTCGACACCAGTGATATGGGCTGTACGGAGGCCACGTTACGAGCCGATCTCGAGGAACTGGGCGACGACCTGGGGCTCGACGTCCAGGTGCGATTCCCCGCCGATCGCGACAACCAGCAAATCGCCGTCCTCGTGACGAAGGAGAGCCACTGTCTCGAAGCACTGTTCGAGGCCTGGGCGAACGACCGGCTCGGTGCCGATATCAGCGTCGTCATCGGGAACCACGACACGCTGGAGCCGGTGGCCGACCACTACGACGTGCCGTTTCACGACATCGGCGGGGAGAACGGGCAGCAGAACGAGGACGAACTCCTCGCATTGCTCGCCGAGTACGACGCCGACCTGATCGTACTCGCCCGTTATATGCGGATTCTGAGTCCGAACGTCGTCTTCCGGTACGAGGATCGGATCATCAACGTCCACCCGTCGTTGTTGCCGGCGTTCCCCGGTGCGGAGGCCTACCGACAGGCGATCGAGGAGGGTGTTCGCGTCGCCGGCGTCACCGCCCACTACGTCACCACGGATCTCGACCAGGGGCCGGTCATCGCCCAGCGGGCGTTCGACGTGCCCGACGACGCCGACCTCGCGGCGATGAAAGCCCGGGGACAGCCACTGGAGGCCGAAGCCTTGCTCGAGGCGGTGCAGCTTCACCTCAACGGCGACGTGTCGGTTCACCGTGGCAGGACGACGGTGCGGGAGAACGGCACTGGCTACCAGCTCGGCCTCCCGCCGGAACTCGAGGACGTGACGCCGGATCGGCCGGTCGATGGACTCACGAGTGCGCTGGGCGATGACTGA
- a CDS encoding MATE family efflux transporter, with the protein MGSSPDATEALSARVFAVWKRVLALAWPIMAEQTTRTLMRTVDIIVTGLLSPAAIAAIGLADLYARLPLRIGLGLGGGAIALSSQDTGSGATNTRDEAITQAILLGAITGVPFMILGVLLSEFAIEILGAEADVVTYGAIYLAIIMVTAPARHVGIIAARALQGTGDTVSPMVVNVIANLLNVSGSVVLGLGMFGAPRLEVVGVGLATAAANVFTALALLVVIAGPWRQSSLVRPTDWVIARQLLTVSAPRIAEGLVATVIEFPFNSILLMISTEANAAYQVGRRLYQQISSPLSRGYNVAASIVVGQYLGEGDPEAARFNGWAIAGLGLATVGVIGVVLAAFAHQFVYIFTTDPETVGHAVTFAQAYGLSAPFLVVYIAIAGSLQGAGETFIPFLARSSGLFLFYLCFSYVTAIYLGYGVLGVAAGVFLYYLWALLIVGWAYVHRDWAGKAARMMAERGTRADD; encoded by the coding sequence ATGGGCTCGAGTCCGGACGCCACCGAAGCGCTGAGCGCGCGCGTATTCGCGGTGTGGAAACGCGTGCTTGCGCTCGCCTGGCCGATCATGGCCGAGCAGACCACGCGCACGCTGATGCGCACGGTCGACATCATCGTGACGGGGCTGCTCTCGCCGGCCGCGATTGCCGCTATCGGACTCGCCGACCTCTACGCACGGCTCCCGCTACGGATCGGGCTCGGCCTCGGTGGCGGCGCCATCGCCCTCTCGAGTCAGGACACCGGTAGCGGCGCGACGAATACGCGAGACGAGGCGATCACGCAGGCGATCCTCCTTGGGGCGATTACGGGTGTCCCGTTCATGATCCTGGGCGTTCTCCTAAGCGAATTCGCGATCGAAATCCTCGGCGCTGAGGCCGACGTCGTCACCTACGGTGCGATCTATCTCGCAATTATCATGGTGACCGCACCGGCCCGCCACGTCGGCATCATCGCGGCGCGAGCGCTTCAGGGAACGGGCGATACGGTCTCGCCGATGGTCGTCAACGTCATCGCGAACCTCCTCAACGTGTCCGGTTCGGTCGTCCTCGGCCTCGGCATGTTCGGTGCACCGCGTCTCGAGGTCGTCGGCGTCGGCCTGGCGACGGCCGCAGCGAACGTGTTCACCGCGCTGGCCCTGCTCGTCGTCATCGCCGGCCCCTGGCGCCAGAGTTCCCTTGTCAGGCCGACCGACTGGGTCATCGCCAGGCAGTTGCTCACCGTCAGCGCGCCACGAATCGCCGAGGGGCTGGTCGCGACGGTCATCGAGTTCCCGTTCAACTCGATCCTGCTCATGATCAGCACGGAGGCCAACGCCGCCTACCAGGTCGGTCGTCGACTCTACCAGCAGATATCGAGCCCACTTTCGCGGGGATACAACGTGGCCGCGAGCATCGTCGTCGGTCAGTACCTCGGGGAAGGCGACCCCGAGGCGGCCCGGTTCAACGGCTGGGCCATCGCCGGCCTGGGGCTGGCGACCGTCGGGGTCATCGGCGTCGTTCTCGCGGCCTTCGCCCACCAGTTCGTCTACATCTTCACCACCGACCCGGAAACGGTCGGCCACGCCGTCACCTTCGCGCAGGCGTACGGACTCAGCGCTCCGTTCCTTGTCGTCTACATCGCCATCGCCGGTTCGCTCCAGGGTGCCGGCGAAACGTTCATTCCGTTTCTCGCCCGCTCGAGCGGCCTCTTTCTGTTCTACCTGTGTTTCTCCTACGTCACCGCTATCTACCTGGGCTACGGCGTGCTCGGCGTCGCTGCGGGCGTGTTCCTCTACTACCTCTGGGCGCTGCTCATCGTCGGCTGGGCGTACGTCCACCGCGACTGGGCCGGCAAGGCCGCCCGAATGATGGCCGAACGCGGCACCAGGGCGGACGATTGA
- the ilvA gene encoding threonine ammonia-lyase, producing the protein MLELSDVLEARERVRETSRHTPLTYSHTYSAMTGAEVSLKLENFQRTGAFKIRGATNRIQTLSEAEQAAGVVTASAGNHAQGVALAATRAGVDSKIVMPEHAPIAKVKATRSYGAEVVLSGANYDAAAKRAHEIEHEEGRTYVHAFDDEYVMAGQGTIGLEILEDCPDVDTVIVPIGGGGLIAGIATAIKARKPDTRIVGVQSAGASSVADSLEKGSVVTIDSVDTIADGIATRRVGERTFPIIQEYVDEVVTVTDEQIAMAVVHLLERSKTVVEGAGAVPLAALLFDRFDYEEGEVIVPALCGGNIDLNMLTTVVVRGLVETGRYLKLKTVLKDRPGTLEELLAIISGHQANIYAIQHDRTSRDIGMSDTEVEIDLETRGHDHVEELIEALESNGYAVEVLV; encoded by the coding sequence ATGCTCGAGCTTTCGGACGTCCTCGAGGCCCGAGAACGGGTTCGGGAGACGTCGCGACACACGCCGCTGACGTACTCACACACCTACTCCGCGATGACCGGCGCGGAGGTCTCCCTGAAACTCGAGAACTTCCAGCGGACGGGAGCGTTCAAGATCCGCGGAGCGACGAATCGCATCCAGACCCTCTCGGAGGCCGAACAGGCAGCAGGTGTCGTGACAGCCAGTGCTGGAAACCACGCCCAGGGGGTCGCGCTGGCGGCCACGCGGGCCGGTGTCGACTCGAAGATCGTCATGCCCGAACACGCCCCCATCGCGAAGGTCAAAGCGACCCGGAGCTACGGAGCCGAGGTCGTCCTCTCGGGGGCAAACTACGATGCTGCCGCCAAGCGTGCACACGAGATCGAACACGAGGAAGGTCGCACGTACGTCCACGCCTTCGACGACGAGTACGTGATGGCCGGGCAGGGAACCATCGGCCTCGAGATCCTCGAGGACTGCCCGGATGTCGACACCGTGATCGTCCCGATCGGCGGCGGGGGCCTCATCGCCGGTATCGCGACCGCGATCAAAGCCAGAAAGCCCGATACGCGCATCGTCGGCGTCCAGTCAGCCGGTGCCTCGAGCGTCGCCGACTCACTCGAGAAGGGGTCGGTCGTCACCATCGATAGCGTCGACACGATCGCCGACGGGATCGCGACACGCCGAGTCGGCGAGCGGACGTTCCCGATCATCCAGGAGTACGTCGACGAGGTCGTCACCGTCACCGACGAACAGATCGCCATGGCCGTCGTTCACCTGCTCGAGCGGTCGAAAACGGTCGTCGAGGGAGCCGGTGCCGTGCCGCTGGCGGCGTTGCTGTTCGATCGCTTCGACTACGAGGAGGGCGAGGTGATCGTCCCGGCACTGTGCGGGGGCAACATCGATCTGAACATGCTCACGACGGTGGTCGTCCGCGGCCTGGTCGAGACAGGCCGCTATCTCAAGCTCAAAACGGTGCTCAAAGACAGGCCGGGAACGCTCGAGGAGTTACTCGCAATTATTTCGGGCCACCAGGCGAACATCTACGCGATCCAGCACGATCGCACCTCACGGGATATCGGGATGAGCGACACCGAAGTGGAGATCGACCTCGAGACGCGAGGACACGATCACGTCGAGGAGCTGATCGAGGCGCTCGAGTCGAACGGATACGCGGTCGAAGTACTGGTCTGA